In Deltaproteobacteria bacterium, the DNA window GGACCTCTCAGAGGAGGAGCTCAAGAAGACAGGGGACCGGATCTTCAATACGGAGCGGGAGATCAATCAGAGGTTCGGAATCGGCCCTTCCCGCGACACCCTTCCCGAGAGATTCCTGAGAGAGCCCATGCCTTCAGGGCCTTCCCAGGGCCAGACGGTCGAACTGGAAGAGATGCTGGAAGACTACTATGCCATCAATGGATGGCAAAAGGAGTGAGCATGCTTCAGCCGTTTTCCTACGCCATGCCCACGCGGATCGTCTTCGGTCCGGGAACGGTTGCCCGGACCGGAGAAGAGTTGAGGTCCCTGGAATGCCACAGGCCCATTCTGGTCACGGACGAGGGCGTAGGTTCCCTTCGGTTTTTTGCCAGGTTGAGAGACTCCATAACCGGTGCGAACCTGGAATACGAGGTGTTTGATAGGGTTCCCAGGGATCCTGACCTCAGGGATGTGGACAGCCTGGTGGCCTTGGTCAGACAGAAGGGCTGCGATTCGGTTGTGGCAATCGGGGGAGGGAGTGTGCTCTGTGCCGGCAGGGGGGCGGCGGTGACACTGCCCAGTGGGGGAAGCGCGAGAGAACTGGTGGGGGTCGACAAGGTCGGGAACGATCCCCTGCCCATGATCGCCGTCCCGACAACCGCGGGCAGCGGCAGCGAGGTTTCAGGGGTGATCGTGCTTTCTGACCGGGAGAGCGGTTCAATCGTGACGATTGGAAGCCCCCACTGTTTTCCCAAACTGGCCATCCTCGATCCGGATGCACTTGCCGACCTACCCGCCCGTCAGGCGGCAATCTCGGGTATGGACGCCCTCGCTCACGGCCTTGAAGCCCTCATGACGACCACGCCCAACCCCCTGTCCGAGGCCCTGGCGGTTCATGCGTGCGCCACGATTTTCAAGGAGTTGCCGAATGCGGCCCTCACAGCAGAATCGGAACCGAAAGCCCGGTGCCTGGTTGCCAGCACCATGGCGAATATGGCC includes these proteins:
- a CDS encoding iron-containing alcohol dehydrogenase, with the translated sequence MLQPFSYAMPTRIVFGPGTVARTGEELRSLECHRPILVTDEGVGSLRFFARLRDSITGANLEYEVFDRVPRDPDLRDVDSLVALVRQKGCDSVVAIGGGSVLCAGRGAAVTLPSGGSARELVGVDKVGNDPLPMIAVPTTAGSGSEVSGVIVLSDRESGSIVTIGSPHCFPKLAILDPDALADLPARQAAISGMDALAHGLEALMTTTPNPLSEALAVHACATIFKELPNAALTAESEPKARCLVASTMANMACGNSRLSLGHAMTLPLSARFDIPHGVAAGLLLPHVVRFNLPVAGRRLLPLMRAMGYEPDVDPECILQEIVSLLDDLDFPCCLQTLGVEESALAGMAGQVADSPLSKFNLRKAETSQVLSIYQAAFSAGRDRVVW